One Oncorhynchus keta strain PuntledgeMale-10-30-2019 chromosome 11, Oket_V2, whole genome shotgun sequence DNA window includes the following coding sequences:
- the LOC118389988 gene encoding uncharacterized protein LOC118389988 — MDRSDERIRRALRRRPYVLNPVRVNSPDSVMWPTGKVHRRPRPSTSAQTPQIHKRPPIIENCGQEQTSGDGRDMNSEPLSQSGRVTRLMERNYDGVISSSNSDDISIYSFTDCESESPGKVSGPVSGLSPLVTSAPRTLAEALQALPSAVARPSQKDVPKPPTPPSPVSVIVASPAVEYLPYHRSPRLAPITNLSENGRKLLQKMSGVTPQERKVKRKKTKGKKQVKKEKASKMQQVENVGERKEDKKEEKKSLRKRFLQWLLPKLRCSKK, encoded by the exons ATGGATCGTAGTGATGAGAGAATCAGAAGAGCTTTAAGGCGCCGCCCTTATGTG TTGAATCCAGTGAGGGTGAACTCCCCTGATTCTGTGATGTGGCCAACCGGTAAGGTGCACAGAAGACCAAGGCCT TCTACTTCAGCGCAGACCCCTCAGATCCACAAAAGGCCT CCAATCATTGAGAACTGTGGGCAGGAACAGACATCTGGGGATGGACGGGACATGAATTCAGAGCCTCTCAGCCAG TCTGGAAGGGTGACTCGGCTGATGGAGAGAAATTATGATGGGGTGATCTCATCCTCCAACTCTGATGACATCTCTATCTACTCCTTCACTGACTGTGAATCTGAG AGCCCAGGGAAAGTCTCTGGTCCTGTGTCTGGCCTCTCTCCTCTTGTGACCTCAGCACCCCGGACCCTGGCTGAAGCCCTACAAGCCCTGCCCTCTGCTGTGGCCCGTCCCTCCCAAAAGGATGTCCCAAAGCCTCCGACACCTCCAAGCCCTGTCTCTGTCATTGTTGCTTCGCCTGCTGTGGAGTACTTACCATACCACCGCAGCCCTCGCCTGGCCCCAATCACCAACCTGAGTGAGAACGGCAGGAAGCTGCTCCAGAAAATGTCAGGAGTGACGCCACAG GAAAGGAAGGTCAAAAGGAAAAAGACCAAGGGAAAAAAGCAAGTGAAGAAAGAGAAGGCCAGTAAGATGCAGCAGGTGGAAAATGTTGGAGAACGTAAGGAGGACAAGAAAGAGGAAAAgaagagtctgaggaagag GTTTCTCCAGTGGCTGCTGCCCAAACTGAGATGTTCGAAGAAATAA
- the rhbdd2 gene encoding putative uncharacterized protein FLJ46204 isoform X3, with translation MAVEDSLIITFEMMSSVLERQFLAMVMCTSSSHTPSTTNGKGWLSLLDMSDARASVLDKKMPFRLLRNIGVLYVPASIEARRKTVHPPIIPTPGSYPVQAYAPVSSTSNLQATETTPKTFEGWAHSYYTQGSPVQLSGYYGHNHGYGIKDSFGPSHGHGHKHGHSCSHSQGHGHSHEHSFGHGLSHGHASASQTSSHWAPVAQHPHSQHSHLSPLSVSVSVPQSFTANMPESLTESVTVHPGAPVSSLTDL, from the exons ATGGCTGTTGAGGACTCTTTAATAATCACATTTGAG ATGATGTCTTCAGTCTTGGAACGACAGTTTTTGGCAATGGTCATG TGCACAAGCTCATCACATACTCCTTCCACCACAA ATGGAAAGGGCTGGCTCTCACTTCTGGACATGTCCGATGCCAGGGCATCAGTGCTGGACAAGAAGATGCCTTTCAGGCTGCTGAGGAACATTGGTGTCCTGTATGTCCCTGCATCAATAGAGGCGAGAAGGAAGACGGTCCACCCACC AATCATTCCAACCCCAGGCTCCTACCCAGTCCAAGCCTACGCTCCAGTGTCCTCTACATCCAACCTACAGGCTACTGAGACCACACCAAAGACATTTGAAGGCTGGGCCCACTCCTACTATACACAGGGGAGCCCTGTTCAGCTCTCAGGTTATTACGGACACAACCATGGATATGGCATCAAGGATAGCTTTGGGCCAAGTCACGGACATGGTCATAAACATGGACACAGCTGCAGCCACAGCCAAGGTCACGGACATAGTCATGAACACAGCTTTGGCCATGGACTCAGTCATGGGCATGCATCTGCCTCTCAAACCAGCAGCCACTGGGCTCCAGTGGCTCAACATCCACATTCTCAACATTCCCACCTCAGtccactgtctgtgtctgtcagtgtcccCCAGAGTTTCACAGCAAACATGCCAGAGTCACTAACAGAATCTGTGACGGTTCATCCAGGAGCACctgtgtcttcactgacagatTTATGA
- the rhbdd2 gene encoding rhomboid domain-containing protein 2 isoform X2, with protein sequence MISRIVLKDMVQRFKSFTPEFMLTSGIVSVIIVSFVLFPVTTFFGLSDDVFSLGTTVFGNGHVHKLITYSFHHKSVTQLLLSIGVLGPLCGGIEKSVGTVRFLFMFLLLSISTGVLYSILGLLLFGASAQNQVEGFIPVSLSLMDGKGWLSLLDMSDARASVLDKKMPFRLLRNIGVLYVPASIEARRKTVHPPIIPTPGSYPVQAYAPVSSTSNLQATETTPKTFEGWAHSYYTQGSPVQLSGYYGHNHGYGIKDSFGPSHGHGHKHGHSCSHSQGHGHSHEHSFGHGLSHGHASASQTSSHWAPVAQHPHSQHSHLSPLSVSVSVPQSFTANMPESLTESVTVHPGAPVSSLTDL encoded by the exons ATGATCTCCCGAATAGTTTTAAAAGATATGGTTCAGAGGTTCAAGAGTTTTACTCCTGAGTTCATGCTCACGAGTGGGATTGTTTCTGTCATTATAGTATCATTTGTTTTGTTTCCTGTCACTACATTTTTCGGTTTATCAGATGATGTCTTCAGTCTTGGAACGACAGTTTTTGGCAATGGTCATG TGCACAAGCTCATCACATACTCCTTCCACCACAAGTCAGTGACCCAGCTACTCCTCAGTATTGGGGTTCTGGGGCCCCTTTGTGGTGGCATTGAGAAGAGTGTGGGCACTGTTCGGTTCCTCTTCATGTTTCTCCTGCTCTCTATCAGCACAGGGGTGTTGTACAGCATACTGGGTCTGCTACTGTTTGGTGCATCTGCCCAGAACCAGGTGGAGGGGTTCATTCCAGTATCCCTCTCCCTTATGG ATGGAAAGGGCTGGCTCTCACTTCTGGACATGTCCGATGCCAGGGCATCAGTGCTGGACAAGAAGATGCCTTTCAGGCTGCTGAGGAACATTGGTGTCCTGTATGTCCCTGCATCAATAGAGGCGAGAAGGAAGACGGTCCACCCACC AATCATTCCAACCCCAGGCTCCTACCCAGTCCAAGCCTACGCTCCAGTGTCCTCTACATCCAACCTACAGGCTACTGAGACCACACCAAAGACATTTGAAGGCTGGGCCCACTCCTACTATACACAGGGGAGCCCTGTTCAGCTCTCAGGTTATTACGGACACAACCATGGATATGGCATCAAGGATAGCTTTGGGCCAAGTCACGGACATGGTCATAAACATGGACACAGCTGCAGCCACAGCCAAGGTCACGGACATAGTCATGAACACAGCTTTGGCCATGGACTCAGTCATGGGCATGCATCTGCCTCTCAAACCAGCAGCCACTGGGCTCCAGTGGCTCAACATCCACATTCTCAACATTCCCACCTCAGtccactgtctgtgtctgtcagtgtcccCCAGAGTTTCACAGCAAACATGCCAGAGTCACTAACAGAATCTGTGACGGTTCATCCAGGAGCACctgtgtcttcactgacagatTTATGA
- the rhbdd2 gene encoding rhomboid domain-containing protein 2 isoform X1, whose translation MISRIVLKDMVQRFKSFTPEFMLTSGIVSVIIVSFVLFPVTTFFGLSDDVFSLGTTVFGNGHVHKLITYSFHHKSVTQLLLSIGVLGPLCGGIEKSVGTVRFLFMFLLLSISTGVLYSILGLLLFGASAQNQVEGFIPVSLSLMGMATVHSRMVKGFLFGVTVPMLALPWLFLFIITLLVPHTVFLCNVIAIIVGGIYGKGWLSLLDMSDARASVLDKKMPFRLLRNIGVLYVPASIEARRKTVHPPIIPTPGSYPVQAYAPVSSTSNLQATETTPKTFEGWAHSYYTQGSPVQLSGYYGHNHGYGIKDSFGPSHGHGHKHGHSCSHSQGHGHSHEHSFGHGLSHGHASASQTSSHWAPVAQHPHSQHSHLSPLSVSVSVPQSFTANMPESLTESVTVHPGAPVSSLTDL comes from the exons ATGATCTCCCGAATAGTTTTAAAAGATATGGTTCAGAGGTTCAAGAGTTTTACTCCTGAGTTCATGCTCACGAGTGGGATTGTTTCTGTCATTATAGTATCATTTGTTTTGTTTCCTGTCACTACATTTTTCGGTTTATCAGATGATGTCTTCAGTCTTGGAACGACAGTTTTTGGCAATGGTCATG TGCACAAGCTCATCACATACTCCTTCCACCACAAGTCAGTGACCCAGCTACTCCTCAGTATTGGGGTTCTGGGGCCCCTTTGTGGTGGCATTGAGAAGAGTGTGGGCACTGTTCGGTTCCTCTTCATGTTTCTCCTGCTCTCTATCAGCACAGGGGTGTTGTACAGCATACTGGGTCTGCTACTGTTTGGTGCATCTGCCCAGAACCAGGTGGAGGGGTTCATTCCAGTATCCCTCTCCCTTATGGGTATGGCCACAGTGCACTCCCGTATGGTTAAGGGCTTTCTTTTCGGGGTCACTGTACCCATGTTAGCCCTGCCCTGGCTGTTTCTGTTCATCATAACACTTTTGGTCCCACACACTGTCTTCCTTTGCAATGTCATCGCCATCATCGTAGGGGGGATCT ATGGAAAGGGCTGGCTCTCACTTCTGGACATGTCCGATGCCAGGGCATCAGTGCTGGACAAGAAGATGCCTTTCAGGCTGCTGAGGAACATTGGTGTCCTGTATGTCCCTGCATCAATAGAGGCGAGAAGGAAGACGGTCCACCCACC AATCATTCCAACCCCAGGCTCCTACCCAGTCCAAGCCTACGCTCCAGTGTCCTCTACATCCAACCTACAGGCTACTGAGACCACACCAAAGACATTTGAAGGCTGGGCCCACTCCTACTATACACAGGGGAGCCCTGTTCAGCTCTCAGGTTATTACGGACACAACCATGGATATGGCATCAAGGATAGCTTTGGGCCAAGTCACGGACATGGTCATAAACATGGACACAGCTGCAGCCACAGCCAAGGTCACGGACATAGTCATGAACACAGCTTTGGCCATGGACTCAGTCATGGGCATGCATCTGCCTCTCAAACCAGCAGCCACTGGGCTCCAGTGGCTCAACATCCACATTCTCAACATTCCCACCTCAGtccactgtctgtgtctgtcagtgtcccCCAGAGTTTCACAGCAAACATGCCAGAGTCACTAACAGAATCTGTGACGGTTCATCCAGGAGCACctgtgtcttcactgacagatTTATGA